From a region of the Blastopirellula marina genome:
- a CDS encoding NPCBM/NEW2 domain-containing protein, producing MKTLSLILLSFLAAGPAVEVQQLDGTNTSGELIELSADSLEIRLADGKTSVFPAKEIISVRPLDQTESVKPQPVTKELFFADGSRLLVGDMLVSSRNAELMLTSGARVEIGRSALKGVRLLPTDPQSPGTKLPDDDPLREKWHELAQQHTGGDAIVLNREGMLTVQEVVIHGVTAEGVKIQLDDITTTVNPAKLYGLLFYQRTAREFPAPLCEVHLNDESTLVARSIKMNNGQTRVTILTGTEIPVPFDRITKLDFAAGNIQFLDELKPTRITWSPILKSAIAVDDFSMVYAPRMNQSFQGDPIQLEEDQQPQFYSRGIAMHATSELLYQLPSGFRQLQLRVGIAPESLGICTAKLQVIGDQKILFEKEFDHQTTPEDIALNISGVSRLKIVVDASDGEDFGDVLHLVQARLLK from the coding sequence ATGAAGACGCTTTCCCTCATCCTGCTTTCGTTCCTCGCCGCTGGGCCAGCGGTCGAGGTTCAGCAATTGGACGGAACCAATACGAGCGGCGAGCTCATCGAGTTGTCGGCCGACTCGCTTGAAATCAGGCTTGCCGATGGCAAGACTTCCGTCTTTCCCGCCAAAGAGATCATCAGCGTTCGCCCGCTCGATCAAACCGAATCCGTCAAACCACAGCCTGTCACGAAAGAGTTGTTCTTCGCGGATGGTTCGCGGCTACTTGTCGGAGACATGCTGGTTTCGTCCCGCAATGCCGAATTGATGTTGACCTCTGGGGCACGCGTCGAAATCGGCCGAAGTGCTCTCAAAGGAGTTCGATTGCTTCCGACTGATCCGCAGTCTCCTGGCACCAAACTCCCCGACGATGACCCTCTGCGCGAAAAGTGGCACGAACTGGCCCAACAGCACACCGGTGGGGACGCGATCGTTCTCAACCGGGAAGGGATGCTAACCGTGCAAGAGGTCGTCATTCATGGAGTCACCGCCGAGGGGGTCAAGATTCAACTCGACGACATCACGACCACCGTCAATCCTGCGAAACTGTACGGACTGCTCTTCTACCAGCGTACCGCCCGAGAGTTTCCCGCGCCGCTGTGCGAGGTGCACCTGAATGATGAGTCGACGCTCGTTGCCCGGTCGATCAAGATGAATAACGGGCAGACACGAGTGACTATCCTGACCGGCACCGAGATCCCAGTACCTTTCGACCGCATCACAAAGCTCGACTTCGCCGCTGGCAACATTCAGTTCCTGGACGAGCTGAAACCGACGCGTATCACTTGGTCTCCTATCCTGAAGTCCGCGATCGCCGTCGATGACTTCTCGATGGTCTACGCCCCGCGTATGAACCAATCGTTCCAGGGCGATCCCATTCAACTGGAAGAAGATCAGCAGCCGCAGTTCTACTCGCGCGGTATCGCTATGCATGCCACGTCTGAACTGCTTTACCAGTTGCCGTCCGGCTTCCGCCAACTGCAATTGCGCGTTGGCATTGCCCCCGAAAGCCTCGGGATCTGCACTGCCAAGCTGCAGGTCATTGGCGATCAGAAGATTCTGTTTGAAAAAGAATTCGACCATCAAACCACGCCGGAAGATATCGCCTTGAACATCTCAGGCGTCAGTCGACTCAAGATCGTAGTCGACGCAAGTGACGGCGAAGATTTTGGCGACGTGCTCCATCTCGTCCAGGCACGTTTGCTCAAGTAA
- a CDS encoding S1C family serine protease, with product MLRTATIAPLIALSLLFAAGAKGAEMDLVLKAEQARIAAVAKASASTISVFAGAAGGGSGVIISADGYAVTNFHVADPAGNFMKCSMPEDGGKVYDAVIVGVDPVGDVAVIKMLGRDDFPAAEIVDSNSVQAGDWCFAVGNPFLLATDLQPTVTWGIVSGVHRYQYPAGTLLEYTDCLQTNAAINPGNSGGPLFNDKGQLIGINGRGSFEKRGRVNVGVGYAISINQVMNFLGYLKSGRIIDHATLGATVTTDTEGRVVVTNILSSSDAYRRGLRYGDEIISFGNREITTVNGFKNILGIYPRGWSIPLSYRREGKRYDTVVRLAGVHSRRELLEKTGNAPIPPSPEEAPQPEDDKDAPKKEGEEKPKKPIPVPGHPQTEEAQPPEEWKHLFQEKTGYANYHFNQEHQNRLRKALDSLGDWSKTSDNWELQYSLVDNDNGVIHIGPMTVEGKMAGVNHNIEIAGDLTEKLEPAGSGGLFLALYTWKRLLREKFDTFGEVYYLGTAPRRDFGVQYDVLVGLYDALEIRAYFDQTTGQLMVLEMFPETDSDPCEIEFSEYRETDGYTLPHRMVVRYGDDPFDIITVKKWSVKPAGEGA from the coding sequence ATGCTTCGCACTGCCACCATAGCCCCACTGATTGCCCTTTCCCTCCTGTTTGCCGCTGGTGCAAAGGGAGCAGAGATGGATCTGGTACTCAAGGCCGAACAGGCCCGGATCGCTGCCGTCGCAAAGGCCTCGGCATCCACGATCTCGGTCTTCGCCGGAGCCGCCGGTGGTGGTAGCGGCGTCATCATTAGCGCCGATGGCTATGCCGTCACCAACTTTCACGTGGCTGATCCTGCCGGCAACTTCATGAAATGCAGCATGCCGGAAGATGGGGGCAAGGTCTACGATGCCGTCATCGTCGGCGTCGATCCTGTCGGCGACGTGGCCGTTATCAAAATGCTCGGCCGCGACGACTTCCCAGCGGCCGAAATCGTCGACAGCAACTCCGTTCAGGCAGGCGACTGGTGCTTTGCCGTGGGTAATCCGTTCCTCCTGGCAACCGACCTGCAACCGACCGTTACCTGGGGCATTGTCTCTGGCGTTCACCGCTATCAGTACCCAGCCGGAACGCTGCTGGAATACACCGACTGCTTGCAAACCAATGCCGCCATCAACCCAGGCAACTCAGGCGGCCCCTTGTTCAACGACAAAGGCCAGTTGATCGGCATCAACGGACGTGGCTCGTTCGAGAAACGTGGCCGTGTGAACGTGGGGGTCGGTTACGCAATTTCGATCAACCAGGTCATGAACTTCCTGGGCTACTTGAAAAGCGGCCGAATCATCGACCACGCCACGTTGGGTGCCACTGTTACCACCGACACGGAAGGGCGCGTCGTGGTAACCAATATCTTGAGTTCGTCGGACGCCTACCGACGAGGATTGCGATACGGCGACGAGATCATCAGCTTCGGTAACCGCGAGATCACCACCGTCAACGGCTTCAAAAATATCCTGGGGATTTACCCACGCGGTTGGAGCATCCCGCTTTCGTATCGCCGCGAAGGGAAGCGTTACGACACGGTCGTTCGTCTGGCCGGCGTTCACTCGCGAAGAGAACTGCTCGAGAAAACAGGCAACGCTCCGATTCCTCCCAGCCCGGAAGAAGCTCCTCAGCCAGAAGATGACAAGGACGCCCCAAAGAAAGAAGGGGAAGAGAAACCCAAGAAGCCAATTCCAGTGCCGGGACACCCACAAACCGAAGAAGCCCAACCGCCGGAAGAGTGGAAGCACTTGTTCCAGGAAAAGACCGGCTACGCCAATTACCACTTCAACCAGGAGCACCAGAATCGACTCCGCAAGGCGCTCGATTCCCTGGGTGACTGGTCGAAGACTTCCGACAATTGGGAACTGCAGTACTCGCTGGTCGACAACGACAACGGCGTGATCCACATCGGCCCCATGACCGTCGAAGGGAAGATGGCTGGCGTGAATCACAACATCGAAATCGCCGGCGACCTGACCGAGAAACTCGAGCCAGCCGGCAGCGGTGGCCTCTTCCTGGCCCTTTATACCTGGAAGCGTCTACTCCGCGAGAAGTTCGACACCTTCGGCGAAGTCTATTACCTGGGTACCGCCCCGCGACGCGACTTCGGCGTCCAGTACGATGTTCTGGTCGGCCTGTACGATGCTCTGGAGATCCGAGCTTACTTCGACCAAACCACCGGACAGTTGATGGTTCTGGAGATGTTCCCCGAGACCGACTCTGACCCGTGCGAAATTGAATTCAGCGAATACCGCGAGACCGACGGCTATACGCTTCCGCATCGCATGGTCGTCCGCTATGGCGACGATCCATTCGATATCATCACAGTGAAAAAGTGGTCGGTTAAACCGGCTGGTGAAGGAGCGTAA
- a CDS encoding S1C family serine protease: MSRKHLTLMLLASVFTLCLLIPMQTANAEAPLREVTRDVQRKVVKIYGAGGLRGLESYQSGSLISDKGHVLTAWSYVLDSSVITVVLDDGRHFVAELAAADPRFGIALLKIDAENLPFFSLDKGVSPKVGDRILSFSNLFSIAAGDEPASVLSGYVSAITPLEARRSTFPSAYQGPVLIVDAIVNNPGAAGGVLTDQEGNFAGLLGKELRSSRNDLWLNYAIPIAQLREPIEDLLAGRSRPAVDPEKEKPLSPLTLTHLGLVLVPNVLDKTPPYVERVERDSLAEAAKLQPDDLILYADGTLIPSQKALIETFSYKDRDDIVSLTVLRDGQLVELTLNELK, translated from the coding sequence ATGAGCCGCAAGCACTTAACTCTGATGCTTCTGGCGAGCGTCTTTACCCTCTGCCTGCTGATCCCCATGCAAACGGCCAATGCCGAAGCACCCCTTCGTGAAGTGACGCGTGACGTTCAGCGGAAGGTCGTGAAAATCTACGGGGCAGGGGGTCTGCGCGGTCTTGAATCGTACCAGTCAGGCAGCCTCATTTCCGACAAAGGGCATGTCCTTACCGCGTGGAGCTATGTCCTCGACTCGAGCGTGATCACCGTCGTTCTCGACGATGGTCGTCACTTCGTAGCCGAGCTTGCTGCGGCGGATCCTCGCTTTGGCATTGCCTTGCTCAAGATCGACGCCGAGAACCTGCCGTTCTTTAGTCTGGATAAGGGCGTCTCTCCGAAGGTGGGCGACCGCATTCTCTCGTTCAGCAACCTGTTTAGCATTGCTGCCGGAGACGAGCCTGCCAGCGTGCTCAGTGGCTACGTCTCAGCGATTACGCCGCTGGAAGCACGACGCAGTACGTTCCCTTCAGCCTACCAGGGTCCGGTGCTGATCGTTGATGCGATCGTCAACAATCCCGGGGCCGCTGGCGGCGTACTGACCGACCAGGAAGGTAACTTTGCCGGCCTGCTGGGGAAAGAGCTCCGCAGTTCACGCAATGACCTCTGGCTGAACTACGCCATTCCCATCGCACAGCTGCGTGAACCGATCGAAGACCTACTCGCTGGGCGATCGCGACCTGCGGTTGATCCTGAAAAAGAGAAACCCCTCTCACCACTGACATTGACTCACCTAGGGCTGGTACTGGTACCTAATGTGCTGGACAAAACGCCTCCCTATGTCGAGCGAGTCGAACGTGATTCCCTGGCAGAAGCGGCCAAGCTGCAGCCAGATGATTTGATTTTGTATGCTGATGGAACGCTGATTCCTTCCCAGAAGGCACTGATCGAAACGTTTAGCTACAAGGATCGAGACGACATCGTCTCGCTAACGGTGCTGCGCGACGGACAACTGGTTGAACTCACTCTGAACGAACTGAAATAA
- a CDS encoding PDZ domain-containing protein, with protein sequence MSKPLSILSCLLLLGIAFTASPGQAQQLNVAEQQAIQSAVERVAASVVQIETVGGLIEGGGPIEGASRTTGTIVSPDGFILSSLYGFIQEPSGILVTLPNGKRVAGKIIAKDTQRNLILLKVETDAELAVPEAVAREELQPGQWAIALGKTFAKDVPAVSVGIVSATHRVWGKAVQTDAKISPNNYGGPLVDIQGRVIGILTPLSPQDPGATGGFEWYDSGIGFAVPLTEIQRRLDTLKEGQDLKPGLLGINLKGNDIVADPAEIAAVRYNSPAQAVGIQEKDILIGANGRPIERQAQLKHILGEAYAGDTLEFKVKRGEEELTFNVTLADELIPYERPYLGILLDRNTLDSAVVSHVLDDSAAKTSGVQVGDKIIKYNDTEIDTPQTLREAVATAEPEVAHKLVIVRGDAEQPLEVTPQGVPSEFLANVATPTAPEGVEAREDIITGDSDFQLAEEKNNARLFVPESAKKLPSLGLVVLLGDAEFKLEKQWDTWKKLADTFGYAVLEIQPASESRWTRPEISVVRKMIDRVRDNYNIDATRTIAVGGKSGGAMALLHGFENRDVQTGAVAIEAGIPRGTNIPDNEPLERLEIVFMNPEESDSAKTVAPQIEALRKMKFAVIESQVSGSELSEAEIEAISNWLNTLDRI encoded by the coding sequence ATGTCGAAGCCGTTATCCATCCTGTCTTGCCTACTGCTGTTGGGCATTGCCTTCACCGCTTCACCGGGACAGGCTCAGCAGTTGAATGTTGCCGAACAACAAGCGATTCAATCCGCCGTTGAACGAGTCGCCGCGAGTGTCGTGCAAATTGAAACGGTCGGTGGCTTGATCGAAGGTGGGGGCCCTATCGAAGGAGCCAGCCGCACCACTGGCACGATCGTCTCGCCAGATGGCTTCATCCTGTCGAGCCTCTACGGCTTCATCCAAGAGCCCTCCGGCATTCTCGTAACGCTACCCAACGGCAAACGCGTCGCCGGCAAGATTATCGCGAAGGATACCCAACGCAATCTGATCCTTTTGAAAGTCGAAACCGACGCCGAACTGGCAGTGCCAGAAGCCGTTGCTCGCGAAGAACTACAGCCTGGCCAGTGGGCGATCGCCCTTGGCAAAACGTTTGCCAAGGATGTGCCTGCGGTGTCAGTTGGTATCGTCAGCGCTACTCATCGCGTGTGGGGCAAGGCGGTTCAAACCGATGCGAAGATCTCCCCGAACAACTATGGTGGTCCCCTCGTCGACATTCAGGGACGCGTGATCGGCATCCTCACGCCACTATCCCCTCAAGACCCCGGTGCGACCGGCGGGTTTGAATGGTACGACTCCGGCATCGGGTTCGCCGTTCCACTGACCGAGATCCAGCGGCGGCTCGATACGCTGAAGGAAGGCCAAGACCTAAAGCCAGGGCTCCTGGGGATCAACCTCAAGGGGAATGACATCGTCGCCGATCCCGCTGAGATCGCCGCCGTGCGGTACAACAGTCCCGCCCAGGCTGTCGGCATTCAAGAGAAAGACATCCTGATCGGAGCCAACGGGCGACCGATCGAGCGTCAGGCACAGCTCAAGCACATCCTGGGGGAAGCCTACGCAGGGGACACGCTCGAATTCAAAGTGAAGCGTGGTGAAGAAGAACTGACGTTTAACGTTACCCTGGCAGACGAGCTCATCCCATACGAGCGTCCCTACCTGGGTATTCTACTCGACCGAAACACCCTCGACTCAGCAGTTGTCAGCCACGTGCTTGACGACTCAGCGGCCAAAACCTCAGGCGTTCAAGTTGGCGACAAGATTATTAAGTACAACGACACAGAAATCGACACACCGCAAACGCTCCGCGAAGCAGTCGCTACGGCGGAACCGGAAGTTGCCCACAAGCTCGTAATCGTGCGCGGCGACGCGGAGCAGCCCCTGGAGGTTACCCCGCAAGGCGTGCCATCCGAATTTCTGGCCAACGTGGCCACGCCCACGGCTCCTGAAGGGGTGGAAGCCCGGGAAGACATTATTACCGGCGACAGTGATTTCCAACTAGCCGAAGAGAAGAACAACGCTCGGCTGTTCGTCCCCGAATCGGCTAAGAAGCTTCCATCGCTGGGTTTGGTCGTTCTGCTGGGAGACGCCGAGTTCAAGCTTGAGAAGCAGTGGGATACGTGGAAGAAATTGGCCGACACGTTTGGTTACGCTGTCCTCGAAATCCAACCGGCCAGCGAGTCGCGTTGGACGCGGCCTGAGATCTCGGTCGTGCGAAAAATGATCGATCGCGTTCGCGACAACTACAACATCGACGCCACACGTACGATTGCCGTGGGTGGCAAGTCAGGCGGGGCAATGGCCTTGCTGCATGGCTTTGAAAACCGCGACGTCCAAACGGGTGCCGTGGCGATCGAAGCAGGCATTCCTCGTGGAACGAACATTCCCGACAACGAACCGCTTGAGCGTCTGGAAATCGTCTTCATGAATCCCGAAGAGTCGGATTCAGCCAAGACAGTTGCCCCACAGATCGAGGCACTGCGGAAGATGAAGTTCGCTGTCATCGAGTCGCAGGTATCGGGTAGCGAGCTATCCGAGGCGGAGATCGAAGCCATTTCCAACTGGCTCAACACGCTCGATCGCATTTGA
- a CDS encoding sugar phosphate isomerase/epimerase family protein: MEKWAIGVFTSIDAGLGVDLDVAQELGIKTIQIHAPHQSSRNQEGADKVLAKLKEYGIEVTCVFGGFEDESYADIPTTQKTVGLVPPETRAARTAEMKEIADFANLLGCKCIGLHIGFIPHDTSDPQYSQVVAVAQELCDHCAAMGQSVHLETGQETADGLLQFIGDVGRENLKVNFDPANMILYGTGEPIEAVKKVGKFLGSVHCKDAKWAANPGQEWGQEVPLGEGDVNIESYLRALQEVGYEGALTIEREIPQEPERQKAEVGHAVTLLNGLKTKILG, encoded by the coding sequence GTGGAAAAGTGGGCGATTGGTGTGTTCACCAGCATTGATGCCGGACTCGGCGTGGACTTGGATGTGGCCCAAGAGTTGGGTATCAAGACAATTCAGATTCACGCTCCCCATCAGTCCTCTCGCAACCAAGAGGGTGCCGATAAGGTTCTGGCGAAGCTGAAGGAATATGGCATCGAAGTGACTTGCGTGTTTGGCGGTTTCGAAGACGAAAGCTACGCCGATATCCCAACCACGCAGAAGACGGTTGGTCTGGTCCCGCCTGAGACGCGTGCTGCTCGCACGGCCGAAATGAAAGAGATTGCCGACTTCGCGAACTTGCTCGGCTGCAAGTGCATTGGCTTGCACATCGGCTTCATCCCTCATGACACGAGCGATCCGCAGTACTCACAGGTCGTCGCCGTGGCCCAGGAACTTTGCGATCACTGCGCGGCAATGGGCCAGAGCGTGCACTTGGAAACGGGACAGGAAACGGCCGATGGTCTGTTGCAATTCATTGGTGACGTGGGTCGTGAGAACCTGAAGGTGAACTTCGATCCGGCGAACATGATTCTGTACGGGACCGGCGAACCGATCGAAGCGGTCAAGAAGGTCGGCAAGTTCCTGGGAAGCGTCCACTGCAAAGACGCCAAGTGGGCGGCCAACCCTGGTCAGGAATGGGGGCAGGAAGTGCCGCTGGGCGAAGGGGACGTTAACATCGAATCCTACCTGCGTGCCCTGCAGGAAGTTGGCTACGAAGGGGCACTGACCATCGAGCGAGAAATTCCCCAAGAGCCTGAGCGTCAAAAGGCCGAAGTGGGGCACGCCGTCACACTGCTTAACGGTTTGAAGACGAAGATCCTCGGTTAG
- a CDS encoding Gfo/Idh/MocA family oxidoreductase → MNLKPEELAVGKENFNEALGVNRRDFLKGVVAAGAVSGAGLGAMYFGYSKVKDPVRIGVIGTGDEGSVLIGALNPEYVDVVAISDIRPYNVHRAFHGDHSSPAALEARQGLMSVYGWKTEDEAKKHVKVYTDYKELLADPNVEAVICALPLFIHKQVAMDAMAAGKHVLTEKLMAHTVMQCKEMGRMAEEKDLYLATGHQRHYSVLYDNAVNLIQWGVLGEIHHIRAQWHRGNLPGGDSWQQPIPGGEKLANGKMEDQIKKGMDAFKKRADTETDPARRAQYKAMYAQYAAWNEDQKIDPTKYGYQDFTIRNRQGEERPISAMEELCRWRLWDRTGGGLMAELGSHQLDAASIFISALRKDGKKAHPLAVHATGGRHIFGYDRDADDHVYCMFEFPGSGYDPAFDVGYYDDVTNWPPKGKGVPSYQDDPHKKVVVTYSSINGNGFGGYGEVVMGSKGSLVLHNEKDVALYKNGVSADTKLSVKKDSGGPTMDTQASGGQTKAASLANAATQGPVSRGYTEEIEHWAYCIRNPAPENKPKCHPEVAMGDAVIALTARLAIQRSNQGKGGYIPFKEEWFDIHSDATPENDLA, encoded by the coding sequence ATGAATTTGAAACCAGAAGAGCTCGCCGTCGGCAAGGAAAACTTCAACGAAGCACTCGGTGTGAATCGTCGTGACTTCCTGAAGGGTGTTGTCGCTGCAGGTGCCGTTTCCGGTGCTGGCCTGGGTGCCATGTACTTTGGTTACTCGAAGGTCAAAGATCCTGTTCGCATCGGTGTCATCGGTACCGGTGACGAAGGAAGCGTGCTGATCGGAGCTCTCAATCCCGAGTACGTTGACGTCGTCGCGATCTCTGACATTCGCCCCTACAACGTGCATCGTGCGTTCCACGGAGATCATTCCAGCCCTGCCGCATTGGAAGCCCGTCAGGGGCTGATGTCGGTTTACGGCTGGAAGACCGAAGACGAAGCTAAGAAGCACGTCAAGGTTTACACCGACTACAAAGAACTGCTGGCCGATCCGAACGTCGAAGCCGTGATCTGTGCGTTGCCGCTGTTCATTCACAAGCAAGTCGCCATGGACGCGATGGCTGCCGGCAAGCACGTGCTGACCGAAAAGCTGATGGCCCACACGGTCATGCAGTGTAAGGAAATGGGACGTATGGCCGAGGAGAAAGACCTCTACCTGGCCACCGGTCACCAACGACATTACAGCGTGCTGTATGACAATGCCGTGAATCTGATCCAGTGGGGCGTGCTGGGTGAAATTCACCACATCCGTGCCCAGTGGCACCGCGGCAATCTGCCAGGTGGCGACAGTTGGCAGCAGCCGATCCCCGGTGGCGAGAAGCTGGCCAACGGTAAGATGGAAGATCAGATCAAGAAGGGTATGGACGCTTTCAAGAAGCGTGCCGACACCGAAACCGATCCGGCCCGTCGTGCTCAGTACAAGGCCATGTACGCTCAGTATGCTGCTTGGAACGAAGATCAAAAGATCGATCCGACCAAGTACGGTTACCAAGACTTCACTATCCGTAATCGTCAGGGCGAAGAACGTCCGATTTCGGCAATGGAAGAGCTTTGTCGCTGGCGTTTGTGGGACCGCACCGGTGGCGGTCTGATGGCAGAACTAGGTAGCCACCAGTTGGACGCGGCATCGATCTTTATCAGTGCCCTGCGTAAGGATGGGAAGAAGGCTCACCCGTTGGCCGTGCATGCCACCGGTGGACGTCACATCTTTGGTTACGACCGAGACGCTGACGATCACGTCTACTGCATGTTCGAATTCCCAGGCAGCGGTTACGACCCGGCCTTCGACGTTGGCTACTACGACGACGTCACCAATTGGCCACCAAAGGGTAAGGGCGTTCCTTCCTACCAGGACGATCCACACAAGAAGGTCGTGGTGACCTACTCTTCCATCAACGGCAACGGCTTTGGTGGTTACGGGGAAGTGGTGATGGGAAGCAAGGGTTCGCTCGTTCTGCACAACGAAAAGGACGTGGCCCTTTACAAGAACGGCGTGTCGGCTGATACCAAGCTGAGCGTTAAGAAGGATTCTGGCGGCCCAACCATGGATACCCAAGCCAGCGGCGGTCAGACGAAAGCAGCTTCGCTTGCCAACGCAGCGACCCAAGGTCCGGTCAGCCGTGGTTACACGGAAGAGATCGAACACTGGGCATACTGCATCCGCAACCCAGCGCCAGAAAACAAGCCGAAGTGTCACCCGGAAGTCGCCATGGGGGACGCGGTGATCGCACTGACGGCTCGTCTGGCGATCCAACGCTCGAACCAAGGCAAAGGTGGTTACATTCCATTCAAAGAAGAATGGTTCGACATCCACAGCGACGCCACTCCGGAAAACGATTTGGCGTAG
- a CDS encoding DoxX family protein translates to MEGSKKVQTGDFSSAGFLRNAKGPLADNFRGMVFDLYGTQRLNKKEIKGRADGYRGWALDKFGEKPAGQFQKAWERYCSRIDYYFDENAEDMEKYFNELQVYEEKRQDQRYRGVAHYEDRLADKDKELFKSLSKWTGDIAKFEADYIDDLNTIGQSVTQSDARVKQVNPNQGPVDLIVTWVLFVCGILLILGLFTRLAALGVAGFLLQVMLAQWPFAHGADLTYVYYQSVEFVALLLIAAIGAGRFAGLDYILWNSFSKCCSRGASNKGE, encoded by the coding sequence ATGGAAGGTTCCAAGAAGGTTCAAACCGGCGACTTTTCGTCGGCAGGCTTCCTGCGTAACGCCAAAGGCCCTCTCGCCGACAACTTCCGGGGCATGGTCTTCGACCTGTACGGAACGCAGCGGCTGAACAAGAAAGAGATCAAAGGCCGTGCCGATGGTTACCGCGGCTGGGCGCTCGATAAATTCGGTGAAAAGCCTGCCGGTCAGTTCCAGAAAGCCTGGGAACGCTACTGTAGCCGAATCGATTACTACTTCGATGAGAACGCTGAAGACATGGAGAAGTACTTCAATGAGCTTCAGGTCTACGAAGAGAAACGCCAGGATCAGCGATACCGGGGGGTTGCCCACTACGAGGATCGCCTGGCCGACAAGGACAAAGAACTGTTCAAGAGCCTGAGCAAATGGACGGGCGACATCGCCAAATTCGAGGCCGACTATATTGACGACCTCAATACAATTGGGCAGTCGGTTACGCAGAGTGATGCTCGGGTGAAGCAGGTGAATCCCAACCAGGGACCTGTCGATTTGATCGTGACCTGGGTCCTTTTCGTCTGCGGTATTTTGTTGATCCTGGGGCTCTTTACACGGTTAGCCGCATTGGGCGTTGCCGGATTTTTGCTCCAAGTGATGCTCGCTCAGTGGCCATTTGCCCACGGGGCGGACCTTACCTATGTCTATTATCAGTCGGTCGAGTTTGTCGCGCTGCTGTTGATCGCCGCGATCGGTGCAGGCAGATTCGCTGGGCTGGATTACATTCTTTGGAACTCATTTAGCAAGTGCTGCAGCCGCGGTGCATCCAATAAAGGGGAGTAA
- a CDS encoding MATE family efflux transporter, which translates to MAEPSQHAESIATISNDENWWSRPCGIRELLWIALPLIASTASWSMTNFVDRMFLFWYSPEAMAAALPAGMLHFTLLCFPIGLASYLNTFVAQYDGAGRPGQIGAVVRKGIQFGSLMIPAYFLTIPLAAWAFSLVGHSAEVQQLEVRYFQILTFGAGASVVSAAMSTFFTGRGKTTTVMFVEIGSCIMNVVLDGLFIFGFCGEWLEGITGAAIATSLSQWFKVVAYLILLYRPAVSGQFGFLDWSNDEPGLLRRIFQYGSASGFQVLLEVGTFTGFTFLMGRMGITAMTASTLAVDINALTFVPLIGLGIAISTLVGREIGHADPARAAVATWSGLCIALVYAGGMGLTYFLLPDFFLSAHALGMEPSEFEEIRVLAIVLLRFVAFFCVFDAVNLVFVSALKGAGDVRFILTVGLIFSSVLLLLAVTCMWLDRVHVQGLWVAMTTWVICLALTHLARFFTGQWRSKKVIDTA; encoded by the coding sequence ATGGCGGAACCATCACAACACGCTGAGTCGATTGCGACAATCAGCAACGACGAAAATTGGTGGAGTCGCCCGTGCGGTATCCGCGAACTGCTTTGGATCGCACTGCCGCTGATCGCCTCGACGGCCTCGTGGTCGATGACAAATTTCGTCGACCGGATGTTTCTGTTCTGGTATTCGCCGGAAGCAATGGCCGCTGCCCTGCCTGCGGGAATGCTGCATTTCACGCTGCTTTGCTTTCCGATCGGCCTGGCATCGTACTTGAATACGTTCGTTGCTCAGTACGACGGTGCCGGTCGCCCAGGGCAGATCGGAGCGGTCGTCCGTAAAGGGATCCAGTTCGGTTCGCTGATGATCCCAGCCTATTTTCTGACGATTCCGTTAGCCGCCTGGGCGTTCTCGCTGGTAGGACATTCGGCGGAAGTTCAGCAGTTGGAAGTCCGCTATTTCCAGATTCTCACGTTTGGTGCGGGGGCATCGGTCGTATCCGCGGCCATGTCGACCTTTTTCACGGGGCGCGGCAAGACGACGACCGTGATGTTTGTCGAAATCGGCTCGTGCATCATGAATGTGGTGCTCGATGGCCTGTTTATCTTTGGATTTTGCGGCGAGTGGCTCGAAGGGATCACAGGGGCGGCGATCGCAACGTCGCTGAGCCAGTGGTTTAAGGTCGTCGCCTACCTGATTCTGCTGTATCGACCGGCGGTGAGTGGCCAGTTTGGCTTCCTTGATTGGTCGAACGATGAACCGGGGCTGTTGCGGCGAATCTTTCAGTATGGTTCGGCGAGTGGCTTTCAGGTGCTGCTAGAGGTGGGGACTTTCACGGGCTTTACCTTCTTAATGGGGCGAATGGGTATCACGGCAATGACCGCGTCGACGCTGGCGGTTGATATCAACGCCCTGACATTTGTTCCACTAATTGGACTGGGGATCGCAATCAGCACGCTGGTTGGACGAGAAATCGGCCATGCCGACCCGGCCCGAGCCGCCGTGGCAACCTGGTCGGGACTTTGCATCGCGTTGGTGTACGCTGGTGGAATGGGGCTGACCTACTTTCTTCTGCCCGACTTTTTTCTGTCGGCCCATGCGCTGGGGATGGAGCCTTCGGAATTCGAAGAGATTCGCGTTCTCGCTATTGTCCTGTTGCGGTTTGTCGCGTTCTTTTGCGTATTTGACGCAGTGAATCTGGTCTTTGTCAGTGCCCTAAAAGGTGCCGGCGACGTGCGGTTCATTCTGACGGTCGGCCTGATCTTTTCGTCGGTACTGTTGCTGTTGGCGGTGACATGCATGTGGTTGGACCGGGTTCACGTGCAGGGCCTGTGGGTGGCCATGACTACCTGGGTGATCTGTCTGGCGCTAACGCACCTTGCCCGCTTCTTCACCGGGCAGTGGCGTAGCAAGAAGGTGATCGATACCGCCTAA